Proteins encoded by one window of Juglans regia cultivar Chandler chromosome 15, Walnut 2.0, whole genome shotgun sequence:
- the LOC108980956 gene encoding myb-related protein 308-like, whose translation MRKPCCEKEGKNKGAWSKQEDQKLIDYIRKHGEGCWRSIPEAAGLLRCGKSCRLRWVNYLRPDLKRGNFGEDEEDLIIKLHALLGNRWSLIAGRLPGRTDNEVKNHWNTHLKRRLAQMGIDPDNHRLGRRTRLTRPSKLLFVSNNHTYNKEVNSQAEEFPVVLLNSATDPEIISNTNISMISSVPDLNLDLTIGLPFMESMNQVCTS comes from the exons ATGAGAAAACCCTGTTGTGAGAAGGAAGGGAAAAACAAAGGCGCTTGGTCCAAGCAAGAAGACCAGAAGCTCATTGATTACATCCGCAAACATGGAGAAGGTTGCTGGCGGTCGATTCCTGAGGCTGCag GCTTGCTTCGTTGTGGTAAAAGTTGTCGATTAAGATGGGTAAATTATCTAAGGCCAGACCTTAAACGAGGCAACTTTGGTGAAGATGAAGAGGACCTCATCATCAAGCTCCATGCACTCCTTGGAAACAG GTGGTCGTTGATAGCTGGAAGATTGCCGGGCCGTACAGACAATGAAGTGAAGAATCACTGGAACACTCATCTTAAAAGAAGACTGGCTCAGATGGGCATTGATCCCGACAACCATCGCTTGGGTCGACGTACTCGTCTCACCCGCCCTAGCAAGCTGTTGTTCGTGTCGAATAACCATACATACAACAAAGAAGTGAACTCTCAAGCAGAGGAATTTCCAGTAGTACTCTTGAATTCTGCTACTGACCCAGAGATCATCAGCAACACCAACATTAGTATGATTAGCAGCGTACCCGACCTGAATCTTGATCTTACTATTGGCCTTCCATTTATGGAGTCGATGAATCAAGTTTGTACATCATGA